CGAAACAAACACTCAGTCACACCTAAGTATATTTCGCTAGTTCAAATGTATGGCAATTTTTCATTTTTAAAAACTTTTATTCTTTATTTTTGCTAATAATCAATATTATAGTTCATTCGATTTGTTTTTTCTACTATATATACATTCATTTGTATCATAACACCTCAGAATACAATTAAGTATTAATACTCAGTTTATGAAACTATCCCTTATAGGAGCAGGACCAGGCGACCCAGACTTAATCACACTAAAGGCTATCAAAACCTTAGCCGTGGCTGATGTAATACTATATGACGCCCTTGCCAACCCTTGCCTATTATCCTATGCATCCAAAGAGGCTGAGCTGATTTATGTAGGCAAAAGATTAGGGCAACACAGCGTATCACAAGACGAAATCAATAGAATAATACTTCAAAACACACTTTCCGGAAAGCATGTAGCTAGACTAAAAGGCGGCGACCCCGTAATTTTTGGAAGAGGTTTTGAAGAAATGGATTATGTACGTGCTTATGGCATAGAAACTGAAATCATTCCAGGAATATCAAGCTCTGTAGCGGTACCTTCTTTAAAAGGAATTCCAGTCACAAAACGCGGCATGGCAGAAAGTTTTTGGGTAATTACTGGCCATACCAAAGACAGAGAACTACCAAAAGACATGGAACTAGCAGCAAAATCATCTGCCACCATTGTCATCTTAATGGGGATAAGTAAGATTGACGAAATCATGACCATTTTTTCTGCCAACGGAAAAGAGGCAACACCCGTGGCTATTATACAAAATGGCACCACTCCTGAAGAAAAAACAATCACTGGAGAAGTTTTCAATATTGCCGAAAAGGTAAAAGCAAACAACATAAAAAGCCCCGCTATCATAGTTATAGGAGAAACCGTAAGGCTTTGCCCTGACTACATCAACAGCTATTTGGCCACAAACCACTTAGTAGAAAACGAAAAACAAGCAAAGCATGGTTAAGAAATATAAATCTACTTGTAGTTACTGCGGCGTAGGATGCGGTGTTGAAATCACAAAAGCACCTGA
This sequence is a window from Arcticibacterium luteifluviistationis. Protein-coding genes within it:
- the cobA gene encoding uroporphyrinogen-III C-methyltransferase, which codes for MKLSLIGAGPGDPDLITLKAIKTLAVADVILYDALANPCLLSYASKEAELIYVGKRLGQHSVSQDEINRIILQNTLSGKHVARLKGGDPVIFGRGFEEMDYVRAYGIETEIIPGISSSVAVPSLKGIPVTKRGMAESFWVITGHTKDRELPKDMELAAKSSATIVILMGISKIDEIMTIFSANGKEATPVAIIQNGTTPEEKTITGEVFNIAEKVKANNIKSPAIIVIGETVRLCPDYINSYLATNHLVENEKQAKHG